The genomic stretch GTGCCCTGGGGTTCTGGTCCGCGGTCCGCGAGGTGTTCCCCGAGACCCGCGAGCAGCGGTGCTGGTGGCACAAAATCGGCACCGTGCTCAACGCGCTGCTCAAGTCCGCCCAGCCGGGCGCGAAGAAGGCGCTCGCCGAGGCCTTTTCGGCGTTGGGGAACACGGACGCGCTCGCGACGAGCCGCCGGATGTCACGGCCCGACATCGGGTTGGCGATGACGCCGACCGTGGCGTCGGCCACCAGCCAGTGGCGGCTCACCCGCCAGCCGTTGGCGTGCTGCTCACCCATCGCCCTCCCTGCCCGCCGCCGTCGCGTGTGCCGTCTCCCGGATGCGCGTTTCCGCAGCCGCTGACAAGGGGCACGATCGTCATCTGACAAGACCCGCCTGATGCCTCCGGCTTGACGCATGCCGATATCGGCATATGATGGTGACCCATGGCACGAGCAGCGACGACGTCGGACGTCTTCAACGCGATCGCCGAGCCGCAGCGCCGGGAGATCCTGGTCCTGCTGCGGGCGGGTGAGCGGCCGGTGACCGAGGTGGCCCAGGAGCTGGGGATGACCCAGCCGGGGGCGTCCAAACACCTGCGGGTGCTCCGGGAGGTCGGGCTGGTGCGGGACCGCAAGGCAGGCAAGCAGCGCCTGTACGGCCTTGACGCCCGCAAGCTGCGGCCGGTCCACGAGTGGACCGGCGGGTTCGAGCGGTTCTGGAGCGAGAGCTTCGACCGGCTGGACGCGTACGTGCAGGACCTCAAGCAGGCAAGGCAGGAGGAGTGACCGATGGCAGCGACACCAATGGCAGTGACAGGACGGAACTCGCCGGCGCAGTCAGCGACGGCCGATCGCGAGATCGTGATCTCCCGGGTCATCAATGCTCCACGGGAGCTGGTGTTCGAGGCGTTCACCGAAGTCCGGCACCTGTCGCGATGGTGGGGACCGGAGGGGTTCACCACCACCACGCGGGCGTTCGAGTTCCGCGTCGGCGGGGAGTGGGACTTCGTGATGCACGGACCGGACGGGACGGACTACCAGGAGTGGATCTCCTGGACCGAGATCGCCCCGCCGGAGCGGATCGCGCTGCTGCACGGTGAGTCCCGCGGCGACCCGAACGCCTTCGAGTCGGTCCTCACGTTCGCGCCCGACGGCGCGGCGACGCGGATCGAGATGCGCACGGTGTTCCCCACCAAGGAGCTGCGCGACGTGGCTGTCGAGAAGTACCACGCGATCGAAGGCGGCCAGCAGACCCTGAGCAAACTGGCTGCCTACGTCACCGAGATCGTTCGGAAGGGAGTTGAGGACTGATGGCCGGAAAGGTGTTCTTCAGCGTGACGATGTCGCTGGACGGGTTCATCGCGCCCGAGGAGCGCACCAGGCCCGCGAGGCCGCCGGTGACCGAGACGTCCGCGTCGCGGGCGGCGGCGCAACGATCCTGGAGTACGTGAACGCCGGCCTGATAGACGAGTTCTCGATCGCGCTCTCACCCGTGCTGTTCGGCTCCGGAATCCGCCTGTTCGAGGGCGTGGACGAGGGCCGCGTGGCCCTGGAGCCGGTCCGCGCGGAGCCGACGCAGCGGGTGACCCACCTGACCTACGCAGTCCGGAAGCGGTAACTGTCTCGACCTCGGCGCCCCCCGCCGAGGTCAGTAGCGTGGTTGAGATCCTCGACGCTCTGAGCGTCAGGACGGGCGCGCGTTCGGGCCGCGAGCTCGGCCGCGCGCTCCTCCGGGAGGGACCTCACGGCGTTGTCGTGGAACTTCCTCGCCAGCTCAGGCTTCGCCAGCGAGTCACCAAGGGCCCCGGCTCCCGCGCCGCCGGTGTCGTGATGGCGTTCAACGACATGACGTCGCGCACCTCGCTCATTCGCCTTGATGCGCTCATGTCGCGGCGCCCGAGTTTTGGGTAGGCACACTCAGCTGGACTTGAGCGACATCGAGCGGCGCTTGCTCAGGCCCGCTGGTAGCGGAGGTACAGCGCGCCAGACTGGAAGGTGCGGGTTTCTTTCAGTCGCAGCGGGACGAGGTGATCGAGCTGCGGGAAGTATGGCTTGCCTCCGCCCACGAGAACCGGCGAGAGGACCTGCCGGTACTCGTCGAGCAGCCCCAATCGCGCGAACGCCGATGCGAGGCCCGGGCCGCTGACCGCCAGGTCTCCGTGGTGCTCCTGCTTCAGCCTCGCCACCTCGGCGGCGATGTCGCCCCGGACCAGCAGACAGTTCTCGCTGACCTTTTCGAGCGTGGTGGAGAACACGGCCTTGGGCTTGCTCTTCCAGATGCGCGCGAACTCCGCCATGAAGCCCGAGGCCGACGGTTCCGTGTCGACGGTCTGCCAGACCGACATCACCTCATACATGCGCCGGCCGTACAGGAACGCGCTGAAGTCCTGGGCCTGTTGGTTGAAAAACTGATGCAGTTCCTCGTCCGGCCGGCCCCACGCGAACGACCCGTCAGGGCCTTCGATGAATCCGTCCAGCGAGAGGTTCATCAGATAGACGATGTGACCCATGATACCCGCTCCTTCTTGGTTCATCTGGAGCCCAATAATTAGCATGTTTTCACCTGGCAATTGTGTGCGAATACTGCCGATGACGTCCACACGCAGGTGTTCCTTAGTGAACTGGCTGCCGTTGTCGTATCGGACGCTCAGCTCCCTCGCCACGCCCCGACCGTACGCACCGAAGCGAGCCTTGACGCGCTCATGACGCAGCGACCGAACTGTGGATGGGCACACCGGGAAGGGCGCCGCCAAGTTCCGAGGCGAGGGCGACGAAATTGACCAACTTCGTGATGTCCGAGGGGACCTACCTGTCCACCATCCCAGTTCGCGGGATGGAGGGTGGGAATCTCCTTGAGCCTGTCGATGACCCACGCGTGTGGCACGGCGTCGAGGCTGTTCCAGATGTTCCGGTTCCAGGCGTATTGGGGGTGGGGCAGGAGCAGGCTGACCGGCGGCCGGGAGCACGTAGACGTGGCCCCAGTCCCCGGTGCTGAATGGCCCGCCTGATGGATTGAACAGGGCCAGTGCGAGCGTCGGCGCTAGCGTCGCCCAGGCAGTGGCCACTGAAGATGAGCGTCTTTGAACCTGTCGCGCTCAGCGATCGTAGAAATTCCACCAAGGTTTGCTGGGTCGTCAGCTTGTCGGTCATGCCCAGCAGCTTGTTGTTGATGCTGTTGTCCTTGTTATTCTTGTCATGGTCGGAAGACGCGTTTGTTCCCGCGATGTTCTGGACGTCCGACAGGGCCAGGAAGGTGGTGAGCTTGGTTTGCGGTGTCTGGGCCAGCGTCTTGGTTTCGCCTGGCGTGTCGCCGACACCGATGGACTCCCAGGCGAGGAGGAAGGCCTTCTGACAGAGATTGAGGGGAAGGATGGTGGATGACATAGGAGCCCTCTGCGCCGTTGTGGGACCCACTCAGGGATACTGAGTGTGGGATGGGCCTCCAGGGCTTTGGCCCGGGTGCCCACTCGCCGGAAGTGCAGGGGAGGTGTCAGCCCTCTGCTTTGACGTGTCTGTTCTCTCAACGATTTCTATTGCTTCATCGGAAAGCGGGATCGCCCGTGAGGAGTTGGCCGTTGATGCGTCGTCTTGGCGCGCGCCTGCCTATGATGTTCCCGGGCCGAGGCAATCGCGACGCCCGTCAGGCGTACTTGATGCAGGCCATTGCCATGGAGTGCTCCCATGTTCCGCCGCCCGTTGCCGTTCGTACTGCTCGTCCTTCTGCCCGCGATGGCTTCCGCCGCCGCATCTCCAGAAGCGGAGCGCTGGTGGGGTCACGTTCGCGTGCTCGCGGATGACGCGCTGGAGGGGCGGGAGACGGGCAGCGAGGGCTATCGGAAGGCCGCGAGCTACGTGGTGGAGCAGCTCTCGGCGATGGGAATCAAGCCGGGAGCGGGGGAGGGCTACGCTCAGGAGGTGGAACTGGTCTCGCGGCGACTGGTGGATGCGAGCTCGGGGCTGGCCCTCGTGCGGGGTGGCCGGCGCATGCCGCTGGTCATCGGCCGCGATGCCATCATCGCCTCATACCTGGGGGAATCGGGGCAGGTGGATGCCCCGTTGGTGTTCGTGGGGCATGGCCTTTCGATTCCCGAGGCGGGACATGACGACTTCGCGGGGCTGGACCTCCAAGGGAAGGTGGTCGTCATCCTCTACGGCGGGCCCGACCACATCCCCGGTGCGCTCCGGGCCCACCACAGCTCGCTCGAGGAGCGGGTCAAGGTGCTCCGGAAGGCAGGCGTGGTGGGGGTCGTGGTGTTGCGGAATCCGAAGAGCGAGGAGCTGCCCTGGGCGCGCATCGCCACGTCGCGGTTCGAGCCGGCCATGACCTTCGCCGACCCGTCACTGGTCGAGAATCAGGGCCTGAAGGTGAGTGTCGTCTTCAACTCCCGCCACGCTGAGAAGCTGTTCGCTGGCGCGCAGCACTCCTTCAAGGAGGTGCTGGCGATGGCGGATGCGAACCGGCCGCTGCCACACTTCGAGCTGCCCACCCGGCTCGAGGCGCGGGCCGAGTGGAAGGAATCTCCGGTGAAGTCCGCCAACGTCGTGGGCGTGCTGCCCGGCAGTGATGCCACGTTGGCGCAGGAATACGTCGTGCTCACCGCCCACCTGGACCACATCGGCGTCGGGGTGCCGGTGAAGGGCGACGCCATCTACAACGGCGCCATGGACAATGCGACGGGAGTGGCCGCGGTGCTGGAGGTGGCACGGGCCCTCCAGGCACTGAAGCCGAAGCGCTCCGTGCTCTTCCTGCTGGTGACGGGAGAGGAAAAGGGGCTCTTGGGGGCCCGCTACTTCGCGGCGAGCCCGACGGTGCCCCTGTCCTCCATCGTCGCCAACTTCAACATGGACATGTTCCTTCCGTTGTTCCCACTCCGCCACCTCTTGGCCCTGGGGCAGGAGGAGTCCTCCCTGAAGGCGCCGCTCCAGCAGGTGGCCACGGCCCATGGGGTGACGCTGGTCCCGGCCCCCGAGCCCGACCGCATGCTGTTCATCCGCAGCGACCAGTACGCCTTCATCCGGAAGGGCGTGCCCGCCCTGTTGTTCAAGTTCGGCCATGCGCCGGGCTCTCCCGAGGAGCGCACGGTGAAGGCCTGGCACACCCGGCACTACCACGCGCCCTCCGATGACCTGCGCCAGCCGATGGACCGGGAGGCGGCGGCGAAGTTCGTTCGGCTGCTCTCTGACCTCACCCTCACCGTGGCCAACGCCCCCGAGCGCCCGCGTTGGAACGACAACAGCTTCTTCCGGAGGTTCGCTTCAACGCCGGTGGAGGAGGCTCACCAGCGGATACCGTGAGCGCGGTGAAGCGGCCAGTCTCCAAACCTGCCTCCTTTTGCGATGCGCGGAGTGCGTGCAGAGTTCCGTGAAGCGCTTCTCGCGGAGGCCCAGACGGCCATGTCCATGCTCCAGGTTCCCAGTCTCATGCGCCGACGTTCGGGCGCCATCCTCGTCCTCTCCACCGTCGTGCTGCTCATCGGAGCCGCGCCGGAGAGCGCCCAGGAGCAGGTGCTGGGTTCAGCGGGAAGCGACCCGCGTATCGAGGCCGTGGCGATGCCGTGCAAGAAGGGCCAGCGTGCGCTTCGTGTTCGCCGCGGCGACGCGAAGCGCACAGCGACGCTGTCCGAGCCGTATGATGCACTCACGTGCGACGTGGCGAAGGCCACGGCGCCTGAATGGAACTGGACCGGTGGCGATGAGTCGACCTCCTGGGCCCTCCATCTCCGGGCCGTGGACCTCCAGGGAGGGCCGACGGCGCTTCTCATCACCCACGCGGCCGGCTACGAACATGTGCACCGCCAGCATGCCCTGTTCCTCGCGGACGCGAAGGGCGTGACCCGGGCCTGGGAGGGGGCCGAGGGGCAGGGCCCCACCTCCTCCAGCGTGGAGGTCCAGGACGGCCGGCTCCTCTTCTCACGCACACTCGACATCGGCGTGGGAGATTCGGCGGACAGATGGGCCCTCTCCGAGCTGCGCTGGGACGTGGGACGGAAGAAGGTGGTGGAGCGGCCTGCCGAAGCCTGGGCCGTCATCCTTCGTACGGAGGACTCGGTGCCGGCGGCCCGCGCGGCCGAGGCGCAGTTGGAAGCGGACTGCAAGGGCTCGACGCTGCTCATGGTGGACACCAACGACTTCGCGCGGCTCACCCGGGACAAGTGGGTGGTGGCCAGCTTCCTGCCGACACGCCAGGGCGCCGAGGCCGCGCTCAGGCGGCTGCGGCCGTGCGCACCGGACGCGTACCTCAAGCGCGTCCAGTGAGTGCTGCCGCACGCGGTGGAGGGTCTGCTGTCGGATCAGTTGTCCTGCTTCAGGTCCACGTAAAGTTCGGCCCGTCGTTGGCGACCTCTGGCATGGCTCTCCCCATGTCGAGTCCCGGCGTCAGGTGGTGAAAGAGCGGTAGCAAGGCATAGGCGGCACCGCCGTAGTGCGCTCCGTGCGTCTTGAAATGCGTGAGGTTGTAGTCCGCCGCCGCCTCGATGTTGGAGGGGGTGACATGGTGTCCCGGGTTGTAGTGGTTGAGCAGGTTCGTCAGCGCACCTTGCGCGACGTGGGGTGAGTCGACGAAGGCGGCGATCTCCCCGTCGTACTGCATGCTGCGGAAGGACCAGTTGGCGGTGCCACACACCAGCCAGCGGTCATCGAAGACCGCGACCTTGGAGTGAACATAGACGTTGGCCGCGCCACCCGCCCCGAAGCAGGAGTAGAAGTGGAGATCCCCCTCCACCGTGGTGATCTTGTGAAGGGGCACCGTCGTGGTGGGGCTGGCCAGGGTCTGCTTGAACTGGATGCAATCTTGTTCGAGCCACCGGTTCCTCAGTCCGGGGGTCGGACTGTTGGTGTCGAAGCTGTCCACGACGTTCCATGTGGCACACGTCGTGCGGTCGACTTGCTGGGGCGTGCCCGCGTCATCGAGATATCTGACGATCCGGCAGTAGGGCGTCCCAATGGGCTTCAGGAAGCGCAGCACCATGTGCAGCCAGGCACGGCGAGTCATGTACGCCATGGAGCCGCCCTGCATGGGCACGACGATGACGACCTTCAGTTCGTGATTCGCGAGTCTTCGCGCCTCATGGCGGCGATAGACGGCCTGGAGCAGGTCAGGGTCCGCGAAGTGGTAGTTCTCGAAGTAGAGGTAGTCGTTCGCCGCGTTGATTCGCTCGATGACCTTGTCTCGGATGTGGCGGTAGCGGGTCGACCCCACGGAGCGCGTGAGCGCGATGCTCACGCTGCGGTTGTCAGGGTGGCGAGCCTGCCGGGTGGTGTTCTCGTGGATGCTGACGGCCTGCTGCTTCACGGTCGTGCTGGACCAGTAGGCGTAGTTACGCGCCACGACGTCGCCGCCGCTCCCAAAGGCGTTCCACACCCATTGGGTGGCCACGTCGTTGGTCCGTCTCCAGCGCCGCATCCACTCCGCTTCGACGTCATCGGTCACCGGACCCCGGAGGCGCACGGCGGTGTCGTGCCAGGTCTGGGCCCCGCCATGGTCGTGGGGCGCGAAGTAGTGGTTGGAGAGGTTGAGCCCGCCAACCAGGGCCGTGCGCTGCCCCGCGATGGAGACAATCGCGATTTTCTGATGGTTCGCCGCGCCGACGAGGTCCCCCTCGTAGTGTTCCAGGAACATTCGCGCGCGTCCCACCCCGGGGCCCGTGGCGAGGGCGTCAGTGTCGATGCGCCGGATGGCTTCGGCGAAGGACTCGTTTGCCTTCGCGACTTCGTCTGCCATTCCGTTGAACTGCCGCTCATGCCTCGGGGCATGCCAGGCGATGACGTCGACGTCGTGACCCGCCCGCACGATCTTCTCGATGTAGGTCAGCAAGCGATGGGCGGGCTGCTCGAAGCAGGTCGCGTCACCCACCGTCACCGAGGGCTCAATCATCCAGAAGGCCAGGCGAACATACGTGTTCGGGTTCCGCGGCGCCTGCCGGACCTGCTCCAGCATCAACCGGAGCTCACGGAAGTACGCCTCCCCATCCAGGATGAACACCACCTCGTTGTCACCCGACTCGACGGGCGTGGTCATGTAGGTGAAGGCGTTGTTCAATCTCGCGGGACGGGGCTCGTCGGGGTTCCGTACGGAGAGGTTGACCGCACCCGGTTCGTGTCCCGGAAGCCGGACTTCCAGGTGTTGGTCATCGACGAACGTCACCCCGGTGAGCTCGGTGTTGTCCAGGAAGACCCGCGCCCCCGCGGTGAAGTTCTGTCCGGTGAGCGTGACCCACCGGCCACCGACAGGGCCTCGCGCCGGGGCCACCGAGACGAGCCGCGCCGCGTCCCGGTAGGTGTAGAGCCCGGCACCGATGACCGCCGCGGCGCCTGGGTTCGTGACACCGACATTCGAGGCGACCCGCAGCCCTCCCATGCCTGGAGGTGGGCCGAAAGGGGTCCTCGCGGTGATGGTGGTCGGCGACACCACCTGGACGTGGGTCGCGGGCTGCCCGTTGACCGTCACGGCCGCGCCTGCCTGGAAGTGGTCGCCCGTGAGGGTGATGGTGGTGCCGCCATCGAGCGGGCCCTGGCTCGGCTCGACGGCGTGGATGACCGCGAGCCCCTGATAGACGAAGCCACCGGCGACCCGGTTCACCGCCGCGTTGTGGCGCACGGCGATGTCGACCGGGCCGATGCCGGCTCCCACCGGCGTGGTGGCCGCGAGCTCCTGCGCTGAGCGACGGACGAGCGCCGCGGCGGCGAGCCCTCCAAACTCCACCGTCGTCCCATCGGCGAAAGGGCCACCGCGGAGGACCACCACGGTCCCTCCCGCGAGCGGGCCGGCGGCGGGCTCGATGGCCGTGACGGGCGAATAGGAGAAGCCATTCGCGAGGCTGAGCGCACCCGCGAGGTTGTGCACCTGGAGGTCCACCGTCCCCTCGACGTGCGCGGGGGTCGTGGCGGCGAGCTCGTTGGCCGAGCGCCAGACCACCCCCGTCGCGGGGACTCCTCCCAGGGTGACGGTCGCGGCCGGGTCGAAGCCGCTCCCTCGGATGACAATGGCCGTTCCTCCCGCGACAGGGCCCCGGCTCGGCTCCACGGCGCTGACGTCCGAGTAGGTGAAGGCGTTGGCGAGCGTGACCCAGGTGCCGCCAGCATTCTGGACTTCGACATCCACCGTCCCCGCCGCGTGCGCGGGCGCGGTGGCCGTGAGGGTGCTCGCGGAGACCCTGACGACATTCGTGGCCGCGACCCCTCCGATGCGGACGTTCACCTCCGCGGCGAAGTGGTTGCCTGTGAGCGTGACGGCTGTCCCGCCGGCCGTCACGCCTCGCGGGGGCTGGACCCCAGCGGCCACCGGGGCACCAATGGACTTGAAGCGCCGGGGCAAGGTCACCGCGGCTTCGCCCGGGTTCTGGACGACGACATCATGCTCGCCCGCTGGGAGGGCGGGGGCCGTCGCGGTGAGGGTGTTCGCGTTGCCCCAGGTCGTGGGCACGGCGTTGATTCCGCCGATTGTAACGACGGCGCCGTTGGCGAAGCGCTGGCCTTGGACCGTCACGACCGTGCCACCGGCCGCCGGTCCCAGCACGGGCGTGATGGTGGTCACCTCCGCGCCAACGTACGTCAGCCCACCCGCCAGCGTGCCGACGGGGGCGGCCCCCACGGTGACAACCACGTCCGCGGCCCCGGCTGCATGCGCGGGCGTGCGCGCGGTGATTCGCGTGTCGGACTGAACGACGACATGGGTCGCGGGTGTTCCTCCGATGGTGACGGTCGCACCCGCGCCGAAGTACTGCCCCTGGATGGTGATGTCCGTCCCACCTGCCAGCGGCACTTCGCGCGGACTGACCCCCGTGGTCGCCGGTCCACTGAAATGAAAGCCGTTGTCGCAGCGTCCCCCCGCGGTGCGCGCCGCGGTGGTCCAGACGTCGACGTGTACCGCACCCACGGCGTTGGGAGGTGTCTGACAGGTCAGCTCGGTGGCGGAGACGATGTTGACGGCGGCCGCGGCAGCGCCGTTGAAGTTGACGACCATGCCGGCGACGAAGCCCCGGCCGGTGACGGTCACCTGGGTGGCGCCCGCGATTGAACCCGCGTCGGGACTGCACTTGCTCACGACCGCGTAGTATTCGAAGGGGTTGGCCCACGGGGCCGACGTTCCGTCGGGGTTGGTCGCCGTGACAGTGACCTGACCTGCCCGCTCCCGCTTGGGCGTTCGTACCCTTATCTGGGTGGGCGGCGTGACCTGGATGACCGTGGCGCTGGTGCCCCCAAAGCTGACCCGGGCCCCCGCCTGGATTTGCGTTCCCGTGAGGGTGAGCTCAACGCCTCCGTCCACGGAGCAGCCGTTGATATCGAGATGGGTGATGGTGATGGGCACGCTTCTTCCCCCGGGCCATGCGTGCACGGCCCATGGCTTGCCGCGCCGTTGCTAGGCGAGGTGTTTTTCTTCGATGGTCGCGCGGGTGCTTGCGTCCGGCTCACCGGTCACCGTGAGCCCCTCATCACGCTGAAAGTCCTGCAGCGCGCGGCGAGTCAAGGCGCCCAACTTCCCCTCATCCTTGGCGCAGGGATAGCCCAGGTTGGTCAGGCGTCCCTGCACTCCAGAGAGTGTGTCGAGCGGGTCGAGATGCGCCGCGCGGAAGATGAACGTCTCGCGTTCGAGATCCTGGCCCAGGGTGACCCTGACCTCGGTGGTGGTCGCTGACACGGACTCCCGCACGAAGCCCTCCCCATCCGTCTTCCCCGTGCGCTCCTCGGTGCCATTCGGGCCGTCAATGGCTATCAGATAGGACGCTCCGCTTCGGGGCCGGTCCTGCCGGTCCAGGAAGCGGATGCGCAGTTGCTCGGACGCATCCTTGCGGCGGATGCGATAGGCGTTCGAGGGCTCCACGTCCCGCAGCGCGAGCTGTCGCGGAGGAAGGATGACGGTGTCCCCCGGCAGGAGGATGTTCTTGTTCTTCCGCCGGCTCTTGAGGTCGCGGTTGTCCGGCAGGTCCCAGACCGTGTCCGCGTGGAGCCCATGCTGGTGGGCGAGCGTCGAGAGGCACTCGCCTTGCTGGATGACGTGAGAGGTGGGGCCCGTCCGTGCCACGGGGCGCGGCGCCGTCCAGGTGGCTTCGTCGCGGCAGGCGGCCCGCTCCGCTGACAGGGGCTCACTGCCGAGAATCTCCCAGCGGTCCTGGTCCAATTCGAGGAGCCCGAGCTGATACGTCCCCGGCGCGAGGCCCTGGAAGCGCAGCGTCCCCGCCGCATCGGTCCTGGCGGACAGGGCTTCGGTGGAGCTCTTGCGCAGCTCGATGAGGATGTCGTCGAGCGGCTTTCCCTCCATGTCGACGACCGTGGCCTCCAGGGTCTGCAGCGCAGCTTTCATGCAGGGCAAGATGACGTCGCCCCCGGAGGAGATGGACGCGGCGGCGGCCTTCGCGGCCTTCAGCTGGGTGAGCTTCGCCTCGCTCGAATCCTGGGGGCTGGGAGGGGGCTCTGTCGGGCCACACTTGCTGAAGTACGCCCGCTCCGGGTCGAAGACCGCCGAGGGCTTGAAGACGATGTCATGCGCCATGGGGGGCCCTCCGCCGCGTTACGCTTCGATGCCGAATGCCATGCGTGCCTTTGCGTTGCGCGCGGACGTCTCCAGCCGCCGCTGGAAGCGGGTCTCGACCCTGTTCATCCGCTCATCGGGTTCAAAGGTCGTGTCGGAGAGGGCCTCCGCCACCCAAGGCTCGTCCTGGTCGAAAGCCCAGCCAAAGAGGGCCGCGAGCCCGATGAAACGCGTCTGCAGCTCGCTACTGGCGAGTCCGTAACCGCGGGCGCGGGTCAGCCCCTTCCGGAGCTCCTGTCGCAGCGAGTCCCCGGAGAGGTCCTTGACCTCCTCCGGAAAGTGGGTGTGCAGGTGCACCACCAGCTCTTCGACGAAGTGCGTCTCCCTGACGTCGCGCAGTGCTTCGACCTGGGCGTCACGGATGCGCACTTCACTCTCCCGGAATTACTTGATTTGAACGCTAACTGACAGTGA from Myxococcus xanthus encodes the following:
- a CDS encoding ArsR/SmtB family transcription factor, which encodes MARAATTSDVFNAIAEPQRREILVLLRAGERPVTEVAQELGMTQPGASKHLRVLREVGLVRDRKAGKQRLYGLDARKLRPVHEWTGGFERFWSESFDRLDAYVQDLKQARQEE
- a CDS encoding SRPBCC family protein, whose amino-acid sequence is MAATPMAVTGRNSPAQSATADREIVISRVINAPRELVFEAFTEVRHLSRWWGPEGFTTTTRAFEFRVGGEWDFVMHGPDGTDYQEWISWTEIAPPERIALLHGESRGDPNAFESVLTFAPDGAATRIEMRTVFPTKELRDVAVEKYHAIEGGQQTLSKLAAYVTEIVRKGVED
- a CDS encoding dihydrofolate reductase family protein, yielding MGHIVYLMNLSLDGFIEGPDGSFAWGRPDEELHQFFNQQAQDFSAFLYGRRMYEVMSVWQTVDTEPSASGFMAEFARIWKSKPKAVFSTTLEKVSENCLLVRGDIAAEVARLKQEHHGDLAVSGPGLASAFARLGLLDEYRQVLSPVLVGGGKPYFPQLDHLVPLRLKETRTFQSGALYLRYQRA
- a CDS encoding M28 family metallopeptidase, which encodes MFRRPLPFVLLVLLPAMASAAASPEAERWWGHVRVLADDALEGRETGSEGYRKAASYVVEQLSAMGIKPGAGEGYAQEVELVSRRLVDASSGLALVRGGRRMPLVIGRDAIIASYLGESGQVDAPLVFVGHGLSIPEAGHDDFAGLDLQGKVVVILYGGPDHIPGALRAHHSSLEERVKVLRKAGVVGVVVLRNPKSEELPWARIATSRFEPAMTFADPSLVENQGLKVSVVFNSRHAEKLFAGAQHSFKEVLAMADANRPLPHFELPTRLEARAEWKESPVKSANVVGVLPGSDATLAQEYVVLTAHLDHIGVGVPVKGDAIYNGAMDNATGVAAVLEVARALQALKPKRSVLFLLVTGEEKGLLGARYFAASPTVPLSSIVANFNMDMFLPLFPLRHLLALGQEESSLKAPLQQVATAHGVTLVPAPEPDRMLFIRSDQYAFIRKGVPALLFKFGHAPGSPEERTVKAWHTRHYHAPSDDLRQPMDREAAAKFVRLLSDLTLTVANAPERPRWNDNSFFRRFASTPVEEAHQRIP
- a CDS encoding IPT/TIG domain-containing protein, giving the protein MPITITHLDINGCSVDGGVELTLTGTQIQAGARVSFGGTSATVIQVTPPTQIRVRTPKRERAGQVTVTATNPDGTSAPWANPFEYYAVVSKCSPDAGSIAGATQVTVTGRGFVAGMVVNFNGAAAAAVNIVSATELTCQTPPNAVGAVHVDVWTTAARTAGGRCDNGFHFSGPATTGVSPREVPLAGGTDITIQGQYFGAGATVTIGGTPATHVVVQSDTRITARTPAHAAGAADVVVTVGAAPVGTLAGGLTYVGAEVTTITPVLGPAAGGTVVTVQGQRFANGAVVTIGGINAVPTTWGNANTLTATAPALPAGEHDVVVQNPGEAAVTLPRRFKSIGAPVAAGVQPPRGVTAGGTAVTLTGNHFAAEVNVRIGGVAATNVVRVSASTLTATAPAHAAGTVDVEVQNAGGTWVTLANAFTYSDVSAVEPSRGPVAGGTAIVIRGSGFDPAATVTLGGVPATGVVWRSANELAATTPAHVEGTVDLQVHNLAGALSLANGFSYSPVTAIEPAAGPLAGGTVVVLRGGPFADGTTVEFGGLAAAALVRRSAQELAATTPVGAGIGPVDIAVRHNAAVNRVAGGFVYQGLAVIHAVEPSQGPLDGGTTITLTGDHFQAGAAVTVNGQPATHVQVVSPTTITARTPFGPPPGMGGLRVASNVGVTNPGAAAVIGAGLYTYRDAARLVSVAPARGPVGGRWVTLTGQNFTAGARVFLDNTELTGVTFVDDQHLEVRLPGHEPGAVNLSVRNPDEPRPARLNNAFTYMTTPVESGDNEVVFILDGEAYFRELRLMLEQVRQAPRNPNTYVRLAFWMIEPSVTVGDATCFEQPAHRLLTYIEKIVRAGHDVDVIAWHAPRHERQFNGMADEVAKANESFAEAIRRIDTDALATGPGVGRARMFLEHYEGDLVGAANHQKIAIVSIAGQRTALVGGLNLSNHYFAPHDHGGAQTWHDTAVRLRGPVTDDVEAEWMRRWRRTNDVATQWVWNAFGSGGDVVARNYAYWSSTTVKQQAVSIHENTTRQARHPDNRSVSIALTRSVGSTRYRHIRDKVIERINAANDYLYFENYHFADPDLLQAVYRRHEARRLANHELKVVIVVPMQGGSMAYMTRRAWLHMVLRFLKPIGTPYCRIVRYLDDAGTPQQVDRTTCATWNVVDSFDTNSPTPGLRNRWLEQDCIQFKQTLASPTTTVPLHKITTVEGDLHFYSCFGAGGAANVYVHSKVAVFDDRWLVCGTANWSFRSMQYDGEIAAFVDSPHVAQGALTNLLNHYNPGHHVTPSNIEAAADYNLTHFKTHGAHYGGAAYALLPLFHHLTPGLDMGRAMPEVANDGPNFTWT
- a CDS encoding peptidoglycan-binding protein; translated protein: MAHDIVFKPSAVFDPERAYFSKCGPTEPPPSPQDSSEAKLTQLKAAKAAAASISSGGDVILPCMKAALQTLEATVVDMEGKPLDDILIELRKSSTEALSARTDAAGTLRFQGLAPGTYQLGLLELDQDRWEILGSEPLSAERAACRDEATWTAPRPVARTGPTSHVIQQGECLSTLAHQHGLHADTVWDLPDNRDLKSRRKNKNILLPGDTVILPPRQLALRDVEPSNAYRIRRKDASEQLRIRFLDRQDRPRSGASYLIAIDGPNGTEERTGKTDGEGFVRESVSATTTEVRVTLGQDLERETFIFRAAHLDPLDTLSGVQGRLTNLGYPCAKDEGKLGALTRRALQDFQRDEGLTVTGEPDASTRATIEEKHLA